A stretch of Corynebacterium timonense DNA encodes these proteins:
- a CDS encoding asparaginase produces the protein MTIAQQLGNFVLVISTGGTIACTTDPGTGARTPTLSAEDLVRACGTTEEVRVYDAARLDSSSISLGELDTLIELSRRALSDANVAGIVITHGTDSLAETALALDLVHDDPRPVVLTGSQLPADHPHADGPDNLNRAIALAADPLARGQGVMVAFGGDTLAARGLIKRDTAERRAFALSAPLSLPRPAPVSPAALAGVDVPILRAWPGAEGDLVDRVVAATPDGIVVEALGSGNVSEQMGEALGRALDAGIPVVVATSVPFGEVSFDYGGVGGGSSLGARGALPGGWLRAGQARIALVTALATGTDPRLLLGV, from the coding sequence ATGACTATTGCTCAGCAACTCGGAAACTTTGTCCTCGTGATCTCTACGGGTGGCACGATCGCCTGTACCACCGACCCGGGCACGGGAGCGCGCACGCCGACGCTGTCTGCCGAAGACCTCGTCCGCGCGTGCGGAACCACGGAGGAGGTGCGGGTGTATGACGCGGCGCGGCTCGATTCGTCGTCGATAAGCCTCGGCGAGCTCGACACTCTTATCGAGCTGTCGCGCCGGGCGCTTTCCGACGCCAACGTCGCCGGCATCGTGATCACCCACGGCACAGACTCGCTGGCGGAGACCGCGCTTGCGCTCGACCTGGTCCACGACGACCCGCGCCCCGTCGTCCTCACCGGCTCCCAGCTCCCCGCCGACCACCCCCACGCGGACGGCCCCGACAACTTGAACCGGGCGATCGCGCTGGCCGCCGACCCCCTCGCGCGCGGCCAGGGCGTCATGGTGGCCTTCGGCGGGGACACTCTCGCCGCCCGCGGCCTGATCAAGCGCGACACCGCCGAGCGGCGCGCCTTCGCGCTGTCCGCCCCGCTCTCGCTGCCGCGCCCCGCCCCGGTCTCCCCCGCCGCGCTGGCCGGGGTGGACGTGCCCATCCTTCGCGCCTGGCCCGGCGCGGAGGGCGACCTCGTTGACCGGGTCGTAGCGGCCACCCCCGACGGGATCGTGGTGGAGGCGCTCGGCTCGGGCAACGTGTCCGAGCAGATGGGCGAGGCCCTCGGGCGCGCCCTCGACGCCGGGATCCCCGTGGTCGTGGCCACGTCGGTGCCCTTCGGCGAAGTCTCCTTCGACTACGGCGGCGTCGGCGGCGGGTCGAGCCTCGGCGCGCGCGGGGCACTGCCGGGCGGCTGGCTGCGCGCGGGCCAGGCGCGCATCGCGCTGGTCACCGCGCTGGCGACGGGCACGGACCCACGCCTACTCCTCGGCGTGTAG
- a CDS encoding ABC-F family ATP-binding cassette domain-containing protein produces the protein MVAPLHIGLDGVSFSYPGGRRVLTDISFAVPSDSVTGLIGENGAGKSTLLALVSGALSPDAGSIITPPVTGFIPQETDLPFTAPASQLIEGAVEQLRHIEARITELSDRMATDPDAADEFDRTLALAQNNGVWELDARIATVLAGLGLSNVALSTPLGEMSGGQRRRFALATLLLRPVDAMVLDEPTNHLDDAAVDFLVTELNAFTGSVLAASHDRFFLDAACDGLVDLDPGLGAEGGFGEDTRQGARFTGSFTDYLAAREARRRRWETDYAAQEHERARLEKAADVGAGDIFHSQENKTETRKAAKFYADRAAKTVGNRRRSAENRLAELERRELPAPPKRLEFQGLPPSVVTSLGVPAVVARELAVGGRLEPLTIKIQPGQQLLVEGPNGAGKSTLLKILDGTLRGYEGELVMPEEMTVARLEQDDSWEDLRLTAAEAFAQRTPEGAPDLVELGLMTEEQAARPLEALSFGQRRRVSLGIILCSPPDLLLLDEPTNHLSLALAEELESALVDFPGTVVITSHDRWLRRQWRARVDSGDSRARILTLSTLWTDEVWRDDS, from the coding sequence ATGGTTGCTCCGCTGCACATCGGCCTCGACGGTGTCTCCTTCTCGTACCCGGGGGGCCGGCGGGTTCTCACCGACATCTCCTTCGCCGTGCCCTCCGACTCGGTGACCGGCCTCATCGGCGAAAACGGCGCGGGCAAGTCCACCCTGCTCGCGCTGGTTTCCGGGGCGCTGAGCCCGGACGCCGGCAGCATCATCACCCCTCCGGTGACCGGGTTCATCCCCCAGGAGACCGATCTGCCCTTCACGGCCCCCGCCTCCCAGCTCATCGAAGGCGCCGTGGAGCAGCTGCGGCACATTGAAGCCCGCATCACCGAGCTGTCCGACCGCATGGCGACTGACCCAGACGCTGCCGACGAGTTCGACCGCACCCTCGCCCTCGCGCAAAACAACGGGGTATGGGAACTCGACGCGCGCATCGCCACCGTCCTCGCGGGCCTTGGCCTCTCCAACGTCGCGCTATCCACCCCGCTCGGCGAGATGTCTGGCGGGCAGCGCCGCCGCTTCGCCCTGGCCACCCTGCTGCTGCGCCCCGTGGACGCGATGGTGCTCGACGAGCCGACCAACCACCTCGACGACGCCGCCGTGGACTTCCTCGTCACCGAGCTCAATGCCTTCACCGGCTCGGTGCTTGCCGCCAGCCACGACCGCTTTTTCCTCGACGCCGCCTGTGACGGCCTCGTCGACCTCGACCCGGGTCTCGGGGCCGAGGGAGGCTTCGGCGAGGACACCCGGCAGGGCGCCCGCTTCACCGGCTCTTTCACGGACTACCTCGCCGCCCGCGAGGCCCGCCGACGCCGGTGGGAGACCGACTACGCCGCCCAAGAGCACGAGCGCGCACGCCTAGAAAAGGCCGCCGACGTCGGCGCGGGGGATATTTTCCACTCCCAGGAGAATAAGACGGAAACGCGCAAGGCGGCGAAATTCTACGCGGACCGCGCCGCCAAAACCGTGGGCAACCGGCGCCGCTCCGCCGAAAACCGCCTCGCCGAGCTGGAGCGACGCGAGCTGCCCGCCCCGCCGAAGCGCCTCGAGTTTCAGGGCCTGCCCCCGAGTGTCGTGACGAGCCTCGGGGTCCCCGCGGTCGTCGCTCGCGAGCTCGCCGTTGGCGGCCGGCTCGAGCCGCTCACCATAAAGATCCAGCCCGGCCAGCAGCTGCTCGTGGAAGGGCCGAACGGGGCCGGAAAGTCGACCTTGCTGAAAATCCTCGACGGGACCCTTCGCGGCTACGAGGGAGAGCTGGTCATGCCGGAAGAGATGACCGTCGCCCGCCTCGAGCAGGACGATTCGTGGGAGGACCTTCGCCTCACCGCCGCCGAGGCCTTCGCGCAGCGCACCCCTGAGGGCGCGCCCGACCTCGTCGAGCTCGGCCTCATGACCGAGGAGCAGGCCGCCCGGCCGCTCGAGGCACTGTCTTTCGGCCAACGCCGCCGCGTGTCCCTCGGCATCATCCTGTGCTCCCCGCCAGACCTGCTGCTTCTCGACGAGCCCACGAACCACCTCTCCCTCGCCCTCGCCGAGGAACTCGAATCGGCGCTCGTGGACTTCCCCGGCACCGTCGTCATCACCAGCCACGACCGCTGGCTGCGCCGCCAATGGCGCGCGCGTGTCGATTCTGGCGACTCCCGCGCCCGGATTCTCACCCTGTCCACCCTGTGGACCGACGAGGTCTGGCGCGACGACAGTTAA
- the lspA gene encoding signal peptidase II, whose protein sequence is MDIQKERSATRGVKGRRLAVLAGVMAAIAAIDQLIKQIAVTTLEPGEPVNVIGDWFRLVLLFNPGAAFSMGQNSTWLFTTIQLAFVVGALVAAPHVSHRVELAGLALIAGGALGNLIDRLTRPPGFWFGHVIDYISVGGFAVFNFADAAITVGVAVFIIALFVGELDNGR, encoded by the coding sequence ATGGATATACAGAAAGAACGCAGCGCCACGCGCGGTGTGAAGGGACGCAGGCTTGCGGTTCTCGCGGGTGTGATGGCCGCGATCGCGGCCATTGACCAGCTTATCAAGCAGATCGCGGTGACCACGCTCGAGCCAGGCGAGCCCGTCAACGTCATCGGCGACTGGTTCCGCCTTGTGCTTCTGTTCAACCCGGGCGCGGCCTTTTCCATGGGGCAGAACTCGACCTGGTTGTTCACCACGATCCAGCTCGCCTTCGTCGTCGGTGCCCTCGTCGCGGCACCCCACGTCAGCCACCGTGTCGAGCTCGCGGGGCTTGCTCTCATCGCAGGAGGGGCGCTGGGTAACCTCATCGACAGGCTGACCCGCCCGCCGGGGTTCTGGTTCGGCCACGTGATCGACTACATCTCGGTGGGTGGATTCGCGGTGTTTAACTTCGCCGACGCCGCGATCACCGTCGGTGTGGCCGTCTTCATCATCGCCTTGTTCGTGGGGGAGCTCGACAATGGCCGGTGA
- a CDS encoding RluA family pseudouridine synthase codes for MAGEFRALPVPEGLDGMRVDAAVAKIFGISRALAAEIIADGDVLVDATAVQKSERVRAGSMLEATLPAPKAPPRPKAEHVEGMSIIYSDADVIAVDKPVGVAAHPTLGWEGPTVVGGLEAMGFELPDAGPPERKGIVQRLDVGTSGVMIVAASVHGYSVLKRAFRERTVEKTYHAVVQGLPDPIVGTIDAPIGRHPSAGWKFAVTGDGRNSVTHYEVIEAFREASLLEVRLETGRTHQIRVHMSATGHPCVGDPMYGSDPTLTARLGLTRQWLHATKLGFTHPRSASWMEVESPYPADLAHAVEVLRG; via the coding sequence ATGGCCGGTGAGTTCCGCGCCCTTCCCGTCCCCGAGGGGCTCGACGGTATGCGTGTCGACGCCGCCGTGGCCAAGATCTTCGGCATCTCGCGCGCGCTCGCCGCCGAGATCATCGCCGACGGCGACGTGCTTGTCGACGCCACAGCGGTCCAAAAATCCGAGCGCGTGCGCGCCGGGTCGATGCTGGAGGCCACGCTGCCGGCGCCGAAAGCGCCCCCGCGCCCCAAGGCGGAGCACGTCGAGGGCATGAGCATCATTTACTCCGACGCGGATGTTATTGCCGTCGATAAGCCTGTCGGCGTGGCCGCGCACCCGACCCTGGGCTGGGAGGGGCCGACCGTCGTTGGAGGGCTGGAGGCGATGGGCTTCGAGCTTCCCGACGCCGGCCCCCCCGAGCGCAAAGGCATTGTCCAACGCCTTGATGTGGGCACCTCCGGGGTGATGATCGTGGCCGCGAGCGTGCACGGCTACTCCGTGCTCAAACGGGCGTTTCGCGAGCGCACCGTGGAAAAGACCTACCACGCCGTGGTGCAGGGGCTACCCGACCCGATCGTGGGCACGATCGACGCGCCCATCGGGCGCCACCCCTCCGCTGGCTGGAAGTTCGCCGTGACAGGCGACGGGCGCAACTCGGTGACCCACTACGAGGTGATTGAGGCGTTCCGCGAGGCCTCGTTGCTCGAGGTCCGCCTGGAAACGGGGCGCACCCACCAGATCCGCGTCCACATGTCTGCCACCGGCCACCCCTGCGTCGGCGACCCGATGTACGGCTCGGACCCGACACTGACCGCCCGCCTGGGCCTGACCCGCCAATGGCTGCATGCAACGAAGCTGGGGTTCACACACCCGCGCTCGGCGTCGTGGATGGAGGTGGAGTCGCCGTACCCGGCTGACCTCGCCCACGCCGTGGAGGTGCTGCGAGGGTGA
- a CDS encoding efflux RND transporter periplasmic adaptor subunit, translating into MHPSVETLAVTRSRSVGAQGVKLRVKKACAAAVAATALFVAGCGVGGGDAADGLGAGDYTVAEVGNVTNSIVVNGNIAPIRSTSITSPLQSEVVQLAVAAGDRVEQGQFLAEMDTEAIERQLAEQRKQAEAAQAQAAQGYEQARAQLAAHTQQVQSGTHPAISAARAQAAEAAEADAAAGAPTQMILAANEQGQTVGIAPIEEDQAGQAQAGQAQAGQAQAQAALQAAQAQVAEESQQLQAQAESARQQAQAANNMGTDSSLEYQVQQSTIYAPMSGVVATVDVQVGDVPQGRILSIADDSRLLITSEVREADVANVKVGDAVRFTSTATGDKEYQGKVRRIAPVGSQGAANPEQQQNGGAGAKAGRGGVSFPIEIEVEGDKEGLLLGGSVRAEIITDETPEALMVPLDAIYDDNKILVLATGSGEEDGRQGTVEERTVTTGTANEVDIAVTGGDLEPGDIVINWPDRFRDRLGETVEITDPNFDPAQVDGGGEPDESGQAGDDNADQGA; encoded by the coding sequence GTGCACCCTTCTGTTGAGACACTCGCCGTCACTCGCTCGCGCAGCGTGGGGGCGCAGGGCGTGAAGTTACGAGTGAAGAAGGCCTGCGCCGCGGCGGTGGCCGCGACCGCACTGTTCGTGGCCGGCTGCGGCGTCGGCGGCGGCGACGCGGCTGACGGGCTGGGAGCCGGCGACTACACAGTGGCCGAGGTCGGCAACGTGACCAACAGCATCGTGGTCAACGGCAACATCGCCCCGATCCGCTCGACCAGCATCACCTCGCCCCTGCAGTCCGAGGTGGTCCAGCTGGCCGTCGCCGCCGGTGATCGCGTTGAGCAGGGGCAGTTCCTCGCTGAGATGGACACGGAGGCGATCGAACGCCAGCTCGCGGAGCAGCGCAAGCAGGCCGAGGCCGCCCAGGCGCAGGCGGCGCAGGGCTACGAGCAGGCGCGCGCACAGCTAGCGGCGCACACACAGCAGGTGCAGAGCGGGACGCACCCCGCCATCAGCGCGGCCCGCGCCCAGGCCGCGGAGGCCGCCGAGGCGGACGCGGCGGCAGGCGCCCCGACCCAGATGATCCTCGCCGCCAACGAGCAGGGCCAGACCGTGGGCATCGCCCCGATCGAGGAAGACCAGGCGGGCCAGGCGCAGGCGGGACAGGCGCAGGCGGGCCAGGCGCAGGCCCAGGCGGCGCTCCAGGCCGCCCAGGCGCAGGTAGCCGAGGAAAGCCAGCAGCTCCAGGCGCAGGCGGAAAGCGCGCGCCAGCAGGCCCAAGCCGCCAACAACATGGGCACCGACAGCTCCCTGGAGTACCAGGTGCAGCAGAGCACCATCTACGCCCCGATGTCGGGCGTCGTCGCCACCGTCGACGTGCAGGTCGGCGACGTGCCGCAGGGCCGCATCCTCAGCATCGCCGACGACTCCCGGCTGCTGATTACCTCCGAGGTGCGTGAAGCTGACGTCGCAAACGTCAAGGTGGGTGACGCGGTGCGTTTTACCTCCACGGCGACGGGCGATAAGGAGTACCAGGGCAAAGTCCGGCGCATCGCCCCCGTCGGCTCGCAGGGCGCGGCGAACCCCGAGCAGCAGCAAAACGGGGGTGCAGGCGCTAAGGCGGGCCGCGGCGGCGTGAGCTTCCCCATCGAGATCGAGGTCGAGGGCGACAAAGAAGGCCTGCTGCTGGGTGGCTCCGTGCGCGCGGAGATTATTACGGACGAGACGCCCGAGGCGCTCATGGTGCCGCTCGACGCGATCTACGACGACAACAAGATCCTCGTCCTGGCCACGGGCTCCGGCGAGGAGGACGGCAGGCAGGGCACCGTCGAGGAGCGCACCGTGACCACGGGCACGGCCAACGAAGTCGATATCGCGGTCACCGGGGGCGACCTCGAGCCCGGCGACATCGTCATCAACTGGCCCGACCGCTTCCGCGACCGGCTGGGCGAGACTGTCGAGATCACCGACCCGAACTTTGATCCGGCCCAGGTGGACGGCGGCGGCGAGCCCGACGAGTCCGGTCAGGCAGGCGACGACAACGCCGACCAGGGCGCGTAA
- a CDS encoding ABC transporter ATP-binding protein, translating to MANTGLLIDMRGIVKTYNPGEPSEVKVLHGIDFHTEQGEFVSIVGPSGCGKSTLMNLIGMLDRPTDGAYAFNGEPVYAKEDNELASYRSNNIGFIFQNFNLIGRIDALQNVAMPMMYAGVDKKSREARAAELLERVGMGDRLHHNPNELSGGQKQRVAIARSLANDPDLLLADEPTGALDSTTGRLVMDLFHELNKDLGKAIVFITHNPDLAEETGRVVEMMDGRVSNVRTPAAAAAKAGERE from the coding sequence ATGGCGAACACCGGCCTGCTCATTGACATGCGCGGCATCGTCAAAACCTACAACCCAGGCGAGCCGAGCGAGGTCAAGGTCTTGCACGGCATCGACTTCCACACCGAGCAAGGCGAGTTCGTCTCTATCGTCGGCCCCTCGGGCTGCGGCAAGTCGACGCTCATGAACCTCATCGGCATGCTGGATCGCCCCACCGACGGCGCCTACGCCTTCAACGGCGAGCCCGTGTACGCCAAGGAAGACAACGAGCTCGCCTCCTACCGCAGCAACAACATCGGGTTCATCTTCCAAAACTTCAACCTCATCGGGCGTATCGACGCCCTCCAGAACGTGGCCATGCCCATGATGTACGCGGGGGTGGACAAGAAGTCCCGCGAGGCGCGCGCCGCCGAGCTGCTCGAACGCGTGGGCATGGGCGACCGCCTGCACCACAACCCCAACGAGCTCTCGGGTGGGCAGAAGCAGCGCGTCGCCATCGCGCGCAGCCTCGCCAACGATCCCGATCTTTTGCTTGCCGACGAGCCCACCGGCGCCCTGGACTCCACCACGGGCCGGCTGGTCATGGACCTGTTCCACGAGCTGAACAAGGACTTGGGCAAGGCCATCGTGTTCATCACCCACAACCCGGACCTGGCCGAGGAGACCGGCCGCGTTGTGGAGATGATGGA